In Bacteroidetes Order II. bacterium, the DNA window TTTATAAACGCTATTTAGTCAATAGTTCGAGGTGTAAACTTAACTACTTTTATTGATGTACAAAGTTTGGGTGCTAAAATTATTGTTTTTCTTTCCTCTGGTTGGGATTGCCCAAAATACCTCGCCCGTTTACTTTAAGACCTGGGAAGCGATGGGCGTAGAAAAATCGGTAACGGGTTTATCGTTTGGTGAAGACCAAAATATCTATGGCTATATTGATCGCACCATTTACCGTTACGACGGCAATCGGTGGATTCGCATCATCGAGACAGAGCGGACAAGGCAGGCTTATTTCGCTTCTAAGCAAGGGCTTTATATTGGCAATAGAGGTGTGGCAAATTTGTATAAGCCCAATTCCAATGGAACGTTTGACATCATAGACCTTAATTCTGAAACATCGAGGCAAATAAAAATCTTACCCTTTTATATTCAAAACACCAAAGATGCCGTCTATTTTGTGAGTCCAGAGGGTGTTTTTGCTAAAAATCATGCCAAGGTTGATGGGAAATTAGAGCATCTATGGAAAACGGGTACCATTGCGTACTGCAATTCGCCCGATGCGTTCTACATCGTAGATCATCAAAGTTACCAATTGGTGAAAATCCAAAAGGGCAACGTACAAGTACTTTTAGACGTTGCCAAACCGGGCGGAGATGTTACCAATATCTTATACCTTCGGTGTTCGGCAAAGGGAAACTTGTTGATGAAAAGTTTTACGCATCAATTTTTTCGGTATTCCCCAAGTTCAGGTTTAAAACCTTTTAGCATTCAAGGATTTGCCCCGAATGTGGCGGTCAGAATGTATCGTGCGCTTGCTTCGGGTGGCTATGTTTTTCTTTTGGACAATGCACAAATTGTGATGACCGATGAAGAGGGGAAAGCCCTTCAGCAATGGAGTCCGACCGACTTAAAACTCAATGCGCCGCCCACCGATATCTTGGCAGATAACCAAGATCGGATTTGGTTTTCGACCATAGAAGGCATGGGCTATATTGATGTCCGTTCTCATTTTGAAGCCTCAATACAAACCGAATCTATCTCAAGTTTAACCAAGACCTTGCAGGATAAGGACAATGCGTACATCATCACAGGCGAAAACATCCTGCGTAAAAAACTAAGTGAAGCATGGACTCTGCCTTTTAAACCCATTTACACAACCACTAAAGGGCTAATTGTTACCGCAACACTTGGTGTAAATAACAATCTTTGGGTGTGTGACGGAAGACAAGTCGTGCAACTGCAAAATGAGGTAAAAACTGCCTTTCCGCCGAACCTTCCTTGCAAAGCTGTCGCAACATTGAGTCTTGCGCCCAACCTTGTTTGGGCAGGCGATGAGAACGGCTTGCGAATCATGGACAAGCAAGGGAAAGTGCTTGCTACCCACAAGTTTTCGGTCAATGACTTGTATGCGTTATCGCAAGATGAATTGTTGGTACAAGAAAGAAAGGACAAAACCGATCGCTTCACCAGATTAAAATTCGATGCAAATGGAAATATCGTTTCGACCACACGTTTTCCCGAATTCGCGCAAAAATTTATGTCCTTGGAACGTATTTTTCAATACAACGGCAAGATATTTATCTACGACGGCACTCAGGTTTATCATTTTGGGCGCAACAATTGGGAAGCCGCAACCGAGATTTGGCAACCCAATCCCACGATCACGCTTCATGCTTTATTGCCTGCTCCTGATGGCAAATTATGGCTCGTCGCCGAAGACCGAACCGGGTATTTCACCGTTGAAAACGGGCAATATATTTGGCATGGGCTTCCGTATCGTTTAGATAAACGCAATGGCGCAAATATGCTTTTTGCGTTACCCGATGGCTCGGTGATGATGCGTTCTTTATCTGGCAAAATGGCACGCATTCAGCCCGAAGCCATGAAAAAACCTCAGGCCCGGATTGCAGTGGAGGTGTCGGCGGTCTTTAACCATGTTTCAGGCGAAGCGTTGTACGTGGGGACAAAAGCCAATATGCCTGCTTCATGGACACTTTCAACGGAGGTCTCCACCTTGCGCTTCCATTTTGGGCATAGAGAAGGTTCAGACGCAGGCATCGAATACCAAACCCGACTTGAAGGCGAAGAAAGCCAGTGGCAGGCATGGAATAACGATGCAGAACGGCAATATGCCGATCTTTCGGGCAGTTATACGCTACATGTGCGGATGCGCGATGGCTATGGACGCATCGCTGAAACCGCGTTTCCCTTCTACGTCTATCCGCCTTGGTATGCGCGTTGGTGGGCGCTTTCTTTGTGGGCGTTGCTACTCGGTTTTGGCAGCTACTACGGATTTCAATACGCAGTGCAATATCGCACCAAGCAATTCGAGGCGCAAAACCGCGAACTCGAAGCCAAAGTGGCAGAACGCACCGAAGTGATTGCCCGCCAAACCGAAGAGCTGCGTTCCTTAGACCGAGCCAAAACGCTGTTCTTTGGCAATGTAAGCCATGAATTTCGCACGCCGCTTACTTTGCTTTTGGCTTGGATTCAGCGATTAAAGAAAGAGCGTCCGCACTTGGATTCGGCAGAAGGCAGCGAAGCCCTCTATCAAATGCAGTCACAGGTCAAGAACTTGCAAGGGCTGATTAACCAGATTTTGGATTTGACCAAAATTGAGGCGGGGCGTTTTGAATTGAACAAAGAGGCGTTGGACATGGCAGCTTTTGCCAAGCGCTTTACCGGCACCTTCCAAAGTCTTGCCGATTATAAACAGCTTAAATTGGTCGTCGAAGTGCCCCATGCGCCTATTCCCGTTTGGGCGAGTATGACCGCCTTAGAGCAGATTTTGGGTAATTTATTGAATAATGCCATTAAGTTTACCGAAGCAGGCGGCGAAATCAAGGTACAACTCCACATTCAGCCCGATAAAACTCTTTCGCTTGCTGTAACCGATACAGGGTTCGGTAT includes these proteins:
- a CDS encoding response regulator; the encoded protein is MYKVWVLKLLFFFPLVGIAQNTSPVYFKTWEAMGVEKSVTGLSFGEDQNIYGYIDRTIYRYDGNRWIRIIETERTRQAYFASKQGLYIGNRGVANLYKPNSNGTFDIIDLNSETSRQIKILPFYIQNTKDAVYFVSPEGVFAKNHAKVDGKLEHLWKTGTIAYCNSPDAFYIVDHQSYQLVKIQKGNVQVLLDVAKPGGDVTNILYLRCSAKGNLLMKSFTHQFFRYSPSSGLKPFSIQGFAPNVAVRMYRALASGGYVFLLDNAQIVMTDEEGKALQQWSPTDLKLNAPPTDILADNQDRIWFSTIEGMGYIDVRSHFEASIQTESISSLTKTLQDKDNAYIITGENILRKKLSEAWTLPFKPIYTTTKGLIVTATLGVNNNLWVCDGRQVVQLQNEVKTAFPPNLPCKAVATLSLAPNLVWAGDENGLRIMDKQGKVLATHKFSVNDLYALSQDELLVQERKDKTDRFTRLKFDANGNIVSTTRFPEFAQKFMSLERIFQYNGKIFIYDGTQVYHFGRNNWEAATEIWQPNPTITLHALLPAPDGKLWLVAEDRTGYFTVENGQYIWHGLPYRLDKRNGANMLFALPDGSVMMRSLSGKMARIQPEAMKKPQARIAVEVSAVFNHVSGEALYVGTKANMPASWTLSTEVSTLRFHFGHREGSDAGIEYQTRLEGEESQWQAWNNDAERQYADLSGSYTLHVRMRDGYGRIAETAFPFYVYPPWYARWWALSLWALLLGFGSYYGFQYAVQYRTKQFEAQNRELEAKVAERTEVIARQTEELRSLDRAKTLFFGNVSHEFRTPLTLLLAWIQRLKKERPHLDSAEGSEALYQMQSQVKNLQGLINQILDLTKIEAGRFELNKEALDMAAFAKRFTGTFQSLADYKQLKLVVEVPHAPIPVWASMTALEQILGNLLNNAIKFTEAGGEIKVQLHIQPDKTLSLAVTDTGFGISPQDLPHIFERFYQAKDDRNKQGGGTGIGLALAADLAKLHDGTLRATSELGKGSTFTLVLPIMENAPEVLATPPYETLDSRLPMLSSLNAVPQADPNEDRARLLIIEDQPDLRAFIRQMFETEYVVFEAENGETGLEMAKSVLPDLVLCDVMMPKMNGFEVTEALQQNPETKGIPFLFLTARASEEDMLHGLSLGAVDYILKPFDTEALQLKVRNLLEVVRRDSLSKIVAPQTKTATESSFQTVVRAYVLEHLANPNLTVDDLVAQLNLGRSVFYQQFKEELGVSPVVYIRALRMETALAFLQKGGLTISEIAYQVGFNSVAYFTKTFREKYGKPPSAFLAD